The following are encoded together in the Bubalus kerabau isolate K-KA32 ecotype Philippines breed swamp buffalo chromosome 3, PCC_UOA_SB_1v2, whole genome shotgun sequence genome:
- the LOC129645602 gene encoding histone H2B type 1-C/E/F/G/I, producing the protein MPEPAKSAPAPKKGSKKAVTKAQKKDGKKRKRSRKESYSVYVYKVLKQVHPDTGISSKAMGIMNSFVNDIFERIAGEASRLAHYNKRSTITSREIQTAVRLLLPGELAKHAVSEGTKAVTKYTSSK; encoded by the coding sequence ATGCCTGAGCCAGCCAAGTCGGCTCCGGCCCCGAAGAAGGGCTCCAAGAAGGCGGTGACCAAGGCGCAGAAGAAGGACGGCAAGAAGCGCAAGCGCAGCCGCAAGGAGAGCTACTCCGTGTACGtgtacaaggtgctgaagcaGGTCCACCCGGACACCGGTATCTCGTCCAAGGCCATGGGCATCATGAATTCGTTCGTGAACGATATTTTCGAGCGCATCGCGGGCGAGGCGTCGCGCCTGGCTCACTACAACAAGCGCTCGACCatcacatccagggagatccagacgGCCGTGCGCCTGCTGCTGCCCGGAGAACTGGCCAAGCACGCCGTGTCTGAGGGCACCAAGGCcgtcaccaagtataccagctccaagtgA
- the H1-5 gene encoding histone H1.5 — protein sequence MSETAPAETAAPAPVEKSPAKKKATKKTASGGAAKRKATGPPVSELITKAVAASKERNGLSLAALKKALAAGGYDVEKNNSRIKLGLKSLVSKGTLVQTKGTGASGSFKLNKKAAAGEAKPKAKKAGAAKAKKPAGATPKKPKKAAGAKKAVKKTPKKAKKPAASGVKKVAKSPKKAKTAAKPKKAAKSPAKPKAVKPKAAKPKTSKPKAAKPKAAKAKKAAPKKK from the coding sequence ATGTCGGAAACCGCTCCTGCTGAGACGGCAGCCCCGGCGCCGGTGGAGAAGTCTCCTGCCAAGAAGAAAGCAACCAAGAAGACCGCGAGCGGTGGAGCGGCGAAGCGCAAGGCTACCGGGCCCCCAGTTTCTGAGCTGATCACTAAGGCTGTCGCCGCCTCCAAAGAGCGCAATGGCCTTTCTTTGGCTGCGCTCAAGAAGGCGCTAGCAGCCGGCGGCTACGATGTGGAGAAGAACAATAGCCGCATCAAGCTGGGTCTCAAGAGCCTGGTGAGCAAGGGCACCCTGGTGCAGACCAAGGGCACCGGGGCTTCCGGCTCTTTCAAGCTCAACAAGAAGGCGGCTGCCGGGGAAGCCAAGCCCAAAGCCAAGAAGGCGGGGGCTGCTAAAGCGAAGAAACCCGCAGGGGCCACCCCTAAGAAACCCAAGAAGGCTGCGGGAGCAAAGAAAGCCGTTAAGAAGACGCCTAAGAAGGCGAAAAAGCCCGCGGCCTCTGGTGTCAAAAAAGTGGCCAAGAGCCCCAAGAAGGCCAAAACTGCGGCAAAGCCAAAGAAGGCTGCTAAGAGCCCCGCGAAGCCCAAGGCAGTGAAGCCAAAAGCGGCGAAACCCAAAACCTCCAAGCCTAAAGCAGCAAAACCCAAAGCTGCAAAGGCGAAGAAGGCGGCTCCTAAGAAGAAGTAG
- the LOC129645580 gene encoding histone H2A type 1, translating to MSGRGKQGGKARAKAKTRSSRAGLQFPVGRVHRLLRKGNYAERVGAGAPVYLAAVLEYLTAEILELAGNAARDNKKTRIIPRHLQLAIRNDEELNKLLGKVTIAQGGVLPNIQAVLLPKKTESHHKAKGK from the coding sequence ATGTCTGGACGTGGTAAGCAGGGCGGCAAAGCTCGCGCCAAGGCCAAGACCCGCTCTTCGCGGGCCGGGCTCCAATTCCCCGTGGGCCGAGTGCACCGGTTGCTCCGCAAAGGCAACTACGCCGAGCGGGTCGGGGCCGGGGCCCCGGTGTACCTGGCGGCGGTACTGGAATACCTGACAGCCGAGATCCTGGAGCTGGCGGGCAACGCGGCCCGGGACAACAAGAAGACGCGCATCATCCCGCGTCACCTGCAGCTGGCCATCCGCAACGACGAGGAGCTCAACAAGCTGCTGGGCAAAGTCACCATCGCTCAGGGTGGTGTCCTGCCCAACATCCAGGCGGTGCTGCTGCCCAAGAAGACCGAGAGCCACCACAAGGCCAAGGGCAAGTAA